DNA from Bos indicus isolate NIAB-ARS_2022 breed Sahiwal x Tharparkar chromosome 15, NIAB-ARS_B.indTharparkar_mat_pri_1.0, whole genome shotgun sequence:
gttgtgatctctccattttcatttctaattttattgatttgatttttctccctttgtttcttgatgagtctggctaatggtttgtcaattttatttatcctttcaaagaaccagcttttggctttgttgatttttgctatggtctcttttgtttattttgcatttatttctgccctaatttttaagatttctttccttctactaaccctggggttcttcatttcttcctttgctagttgctttaggtgtagagttaggttatttatttgacttgtttcttgaggtattcctgtattgctatgaatgttccccttagcattgcttttacagtgtcccacaggatttgggttattgtgttttcattttcattcatttctatgtatatttggatttcttttttgatttcttctgtgatttgttggttatttagctgcgtgttgttcagcctccatatgttggaatttttaatagtttttctcctgtaattgagatctaatcttactgcattgtggtcagaaggAAAAGCTAATATGGTGataacacaaataaatatatcaagTGCTTTAAATactgttgaaaaaaatcttttaaagttttaattgtatgtaaagttaaaatatttgaCAATAAAAACATAGGGGTGAGAATcagtaagaataaaaatgttaaacagtTTTTTCATaatgaagaaaatttaagaaaatttaatacCTAAAATATTAAGGTACAACTTAATAAGTGAAGGTTGAAATAATAGAGGACAAAAAAGGAAGATTAGCTACTTAGTCTGAGATAACTTTAgtcaaaaggaagggaaaaaatgaaacaaaaaattggTGTGTTGAATAGAAAACAAGAGGGAGATTTCAACCCACTGTATCAGTTATTAATTTAAGTGTCAAAGTACaacaatttcctttttaaactgaaatatattgAAATGAGTATCTATATTTAGGTATCAAACGTGATAATATAAAACACTTGTTGTTTTCTAACTGTTAAAAAGATGACTAGATGGCCTAAATATACAAAGCAATGGTCAATATTTTCTAAAGCTACTCCAAGATGCAAATCCCaattccttttctacttttttctactCAAGTCACAgcactctactgctgctgctaagtcgcttcagtcgtatctggctctgtgcgaccccatagatggcagcccaacaggttcctccggccctgggattctccaggcaagaacacaggagtgggttgccatgtccttctccaacgcatgaaagtgaaaagtgaaagtgaagtcgctcagtcatgtccgactcttagcgaccccatggactgcagcctaccaggctcctccatccatgggattttccaggcaagagtactggagtggggtgccattgccttctccttcacagCACTATAATCCCCAACCAAATTACAAGATGAGGTTAGATGAAAACTTAATAGGAAAAGCAGGTTAGGGTTTCCCCTTTGTATGCTCTTAAATTACCTCTTTTAAATAGAGGGAAATTGACATATTATatcagtttcagatgtacaacataatgacttgATACTTGTATGCATTGCAATATGATCATCACAGTAAGTCTAGGTAGCATCCATTCCAATACACAGTTATTACAATTTTCTCCCCTGTGATGAGGAATTTTAAGATCTTCTCACTtaataactttcaaatatgcaataaagGCATATGAACTATAGTCAATATGCTGTACACTGTAGCTCCCATGATCTATTTACTTTATAACTacaagtttgtaccttttgaattATCTTATCTCGTTAATTTGAATAGACCTGTTGGACCATAAGTGGATTCCTTGGCCCTACACGTTAAGCCTCAAAAGCCCTCACTTCTAGATTTCTCGTTTCAGATGGGAACAAAAGTGAAATCTTACGCTACCCTTGGCCtcactttctgtattttttaaatggaattagTGATTCCCACCCCTGATGTTTCAGAGAGTGGTTTGGTGATGAAGTAAGATGGAGGATATGAAATGCTTAGTAAATCACTCAGTCTACATAAAAGGTTCCTCTTGTTGTCAGAGAGTGCTATCCAAGTCATTCTGACTAACGTATTGCAGCAATGTCACTGTGAAGGAAAAGGCCTCCAGCACTGAGACCCccttgtaataaaataaaatcaagtgaACAAGGTGCCCGGAGCACCAGGTTATTCTCACTCTAGTGAGTTTCAATAAAGTCAGGTTGGGActtaaggggcttccctaatagctcagaaagtaaaacatctgcctgcaatgcaggagacctggattcaatccctgttgttgggaagatccctggagaaggaaatggaaacccactccagtattcttgcctggagagaataCTGGACACAGGattctggtggtctacagtccacggcgtTTTGAAGAGTTGAACACTGAacgagtaacacacacacaggggcttTAGGGTCTGATGACAAATGTCTTGATGGGGGTTAGTCTGACATGAAGATTTCAGGAACAAATTCTCCTGTGATCCATCCACAGGCCCATGCCTCATGtaccaaatattttaatgaaaatcttaCCTGTGGGGACCAAGTACTTAGGAAACTAGCTAAGCAAAGTCAAGGGTGTATGAGTTGGTATTTCTTCTACAGTATACCCatctgttttcaaaaataaaaagatactatTAACTTGGAAGCAGCTGATGTGGACATCAGAGCAGGAAGGAAAACACAGGCTGGGGCATCGAACTGCAAAGCCTCAGACATTACTTCCATAAATGCTGTgggatattttttctttccctttggaaGTAAATAGCTTTCTGTGCCTATTGTGTCCCTTGAATTTGGAAATCTTAGCCCAGTTGGAGTAAAATCTAGCAAATGGCAAGTACTCCAGCTTTATTCTAACCCAATACTACTCTTGCTTCCCTTTTATGCATATTTCATACCTTTAGATGAATCTATATTTCTCAGATTTCTTACAGTCATATAAGGGTCGAGTGGTTTTCCAAGTAATTCATTTCTAAGTGGTAAAGCGAGACCACGCCTTCTCATTCTTACACTTAGTAATACTGACATCTTCCACAAGTGACTTTACAGGTTTCTGTAAGTGAAACGAGAGAGTGTGATAAAAATGCATGTCAGATAACAACCGTACACTCCTATCACATCTGCAAGGACATTTCTTCGTGTGTAGGAAGAAAACTTTTGTAGCAAGTGAAACAAACAGGTTAGGACCTGTGCCCCTGGAAACGGCCACAGAAGAGGGGATTACAGGGCAAAGATCCTCCCTGGGGAGTAAGTGGTTGGAGCCGCATGTTAGGTGCCCCAGTCTGGGAGTCCAACACCAGGAAGATGATCCCCTCAGATGGCTAGAAAAACTGTACTAATAGGAGGCCTGTAAGACAGCATGTTAATAATTTAACTTGGAAGGCCTTCAGATTTTTGCTGTTGAGTATTATGTTGGTGTCAGTTTGTCATAAAATGGCCTTTacatgttgagatatgttccctttATGCCCActttaatgatatttttctatCTTGAATGGAcagtgaattttgtcaaatgctttttcttgacATTGCTATACTACCCAAATAAATCTATGTATAATGCAATTACtttcaaaatacccatgacatttgCATCCATGAGATTATCATGTgacttttatctttcattttgttaatgtgctctaccacattgattgatttctggaTGATGAACAATTCATgtgaaataattgaaataaatctTACCTGATCATGGTGTTAAATCCTCAGATTGCTCAAAAGATGTCTTCATAATTGTTATCATAACACAGAATGACTTGTAGTCTTCTAACATCTGAAAATTGAGATATAGGCTAGGTTATTCACAGAGACTGACAAAGAACCAATCAGGTAAACATCTACTTTGAGCTTAAATGCCAGTCTGTATGTAGGCAGCCTGACTGTATGCATGAAGGAAGGGAAATAGAAGGTGTCCTAGACTGAATACCTGATGACAgagttgtcttattttaaaatgaaatgttatttttatttccataaactAAAATATGCCTTTATTACTATTTCTCTTGTGTTATGGACTGTGGACTGTGGACtgtgttagtcgctgagtcatgtctgactctttgcgaccccacggactgtagcccgccaggcttctctgtccatggaattcttcaggaaagaatattggagtgggtagccatttccatctccagtggatcttcctgacctaggtattgaacccacgtctcctgagctataggcagattctttccatctgagacacaagagaagccctcCTTTTCAGAGGAAGATGTAAATTCTGGACAGTGAGTCAATGAATATGAAATTGAGCTAATAAAGATGACCATATAATGATGTTTTTTTATCAATGAAAcaggacaaaaatgaaaacaaaacattaagCAATAAAACTATAGCCAGGATATTTGGTTCTAAGCTTATATTTCAGAATGTTTTATCACACACCAAAATCATTTTGTTAAATTCAGTTGAgttcatatcagttcagtcactcagtcgtgtccgacgctttgtgaccccgtgaattgcagcatggcaggcctccctgtccatcaccaactcccagagttcactcagactcacgtccattgagtcggtgatgccatccagccatctcatcctctgtcgtccccttctcctccttcccagcatcagggtcttttccaatgagtcaactcttcgcatgaggtggccaaagtactggagtttcagctttagcatcatttcttccaaagaacacacagggatgatctccttcagaaaggactggttggatctccttgtagtccaagggactctcaagagtcttctctaacaccacagttcaaaagcatcaattcttcggcgctcagccttcttcacagtccaactctcacatccatacatgaccacaggaaaaaccatagccttgactagacggacaattgttgccaaagtaatgtctctgctttcaatatgcaGATAGCATATGACCTAGataaggttggtcataacttttcctccaaggagtaagcgtcttttaattttgtggctgcagtcaccatctgcagtgattttggagcccaaaaaaataaagtctgacactgtttccactgtttccccatctatttcccatgaaatgatgggaccagatgccatgatcttcgttttctgaatgttgagttttaagccaactttttcactctcctctttcactttcatcaacaggctttttagttcctcttcactttttgccataagggtggtgtcatctgcatatctgaggttattgatatttctccaggcaatcttgattccagcttgtgcttcttccagtccagtgtttctcatgatgtactctgcacagacgttaaataagcagggtaacaatatacagccttgacatattccttttcctgtttggaaccagtctgttgtttcatacccagttctacctgttgcttcctgacctgcatataggtttctcaagaggcaggtcaggtggtctggtattcccatctctttcagaattttccacagtttattgtgatccacacagtcaaaggccttgacatagtcaatgaagcagaaatagatgtttttctggaactctcttgatttttccatgatccagaaaatgttggcaatttgatctctggttcctctgccttttctaaaaccagcttgaacatcaggaagttcacagttcacatattgctgaagcctggcttggagaattttgagcattactttactagtgtgtgagatgagtgcaattgtgcagtagtttaagtattgtttggcattgcctttctttgggattggaatgaaaactgacattttccagtcctgtggccactgctgtgttttccaaatttactggcatattgagtgtagcactttcacagcatcatctttcaggatttgaaatagttcaactggaattccatcacgtccactagctctgttcgtagtgattctttctaaggcccacttgacttcacattccaggatgtgtggctctaggtcagtgatcacaccatcgtgattatcttggtcatgaagatcttttttgtacagttcttctgtatattcttgccacctcttcttaatatcttctgcttctattaggtccataccatttctgtcgtttatcgagcccatctttgcatgaaatattcccttggtatctctaattttcttgaagacatctctagaatttccctttctgttttttcttctatttctttgcatagatcACTGGggacggctttcttatctcttcttgcaattctttggaactctgcattcagatgcttatatctttccttttctcctttgctttttgcttctcttcttttcatagctatttgtaaggcctccccagacaaccatttagcttttttgcatttcttttccatggggatggtcttgatccctgtctcctgtacaatgtcacgaacctcagttcatagttgatcaggcactctatctatcagatctagtcccttaaatctatttcttacttccactgtataattgtaagggatttgatttaggtcatacctgaatggccaagtggttttctctactttcttcaatttcagtctgaatttggcaataaggagttcatgatctgagacacagtcagctcttggtcttgtttttgctgactgtatagaacttctctatctttggctgcaaaaatataatcaatctgatttcggtgttgaccatctggtgatgtccatgtgtagagttttctcttgtgttgttagaagagggtgtttgctatgaccagtgcattttcttggcaaaactctattagcctttgccctgcttcattccctattccaatgccaaatttgcctgttactctgggtgtttcttgacttcctacttttgcattctagtcccctataatgaaaaggacatcttttttgggtgttagttctaaaaggtcttgtaggtcttcatagaaccgttcaacttcagcttcttcagagctactgattggggcatagacttggattactgtgatattgaatggtttgccttggaaacgaacagagatcattctgtcatttttgagattgcatccatatactgcatttcggacacttttgttgaccatgatggctactccatttcttctaagtgatacctgccctcagtagtagatataatggtcatctgagttaaatttgcccattccagtccattttagttcactgattcctagaatgtcaatgttcactcttgccatctcctgtttgaccacttccaatttgccttgattcatggacctgacattccagtctcctatgcaatattgctctttacagcatcagaccttgcttctatcaccagtcacatccacaactgggtattgtttttgcttttgctccatcccttaattctttctggagttatttctccactgatctccagtagcatattgggcacctactgacctggggagttcctctttcagtatcctatcattttgccttttcatactgttcatggggttctcaaggcaagaatactgaagtggtttgccattcccttctccagtggaccacattctgtcagacctctccaccatgacccgcccctcttgggtggccccatgggcatagcttagtttcattgagttagacaagccgtggtcttagtgtgattatattgactagttttctgtgagtatggtttcagtgtgtttgctctctgatgccctcttgcaacacttaccatcttacttgggtttctgttaccttagatgtggggtatctcttcagggctgctccagcaaaacgcagccactgctccttatcttggatgaggggtatctcctcactgctacccctcctgaccttgaacgtggagtagctcctctaggctctcctgtgcccgcacagccaccgctccttggagtgaggttgctcctcccggctgccgcacctgacctcggacatggggtagctcctcttggctgctcctgtgctgtcgcatcctggcactctcggcctctgcccctgacctcggacgtggggaagctcctctcggccacgcttGTGTGCCGTCGTAGCCACTTGCGCTTgtgcattataaatatataataatagctTAATCTCATTTATACTAAACTCATTTTTTGCCCATTCATGAATGTGTAACCTACATGATTACATAAATGATGTTTTTTGGGGCATTTACTCAATATACATTGAATTAAATGAGAGTGGGGCTGATCATGTGAAATAATGAAATGCAATTAAGGAGAAATTTTATATAAGGTAACTGTGTTCAAGGATACTTACTAAATGTTTTTCCTGAGATATCATATATATAAGCCATTTGCATCATACACTGGATTACACACAATGGATTTGAGGAAGTACATCAAAAATTTACAAAACTATTGGTCTACCAAGTCAATATTTTCCCTAGCTTGATTGCAATGTATGAGATGTGTTTCTACTTAATTAAATTTTGAATATTAGAGAAGACTTTGCCTTCCCCACAGCTTTTTTTAGCGCCCTCTTGACCTCTTTGTTCCTCAGACTATAGATCAGAGGATTCAGCATGGGGATGACTATGGCGTAGAACACAGATGCCATTTTGTCTGTGCTCATGGAATGGCGGGAGCCGGGCTGAAAGTACATGAAAGAAGCTGTCCCATAAAAGATGGAGACAGCAGTGAGGTGGGAAGCACAGGTGGAAAAGGCTTTCTGATGTCCTCCAGATGAGCGCATCCTCAGAATGGTGACAAAGATAAACAGATAGGAGACCAGGATGACCAGGTTAGAAAGAAGGACATTGAagccaacaaaaagaaataaaaccatctcACTTCTGTTGCTTTTGGAGCATGAGAGAGCCAGGAGAGGAGTAGCATCACAGAAAAAGTGATCAATTACATATGATCTGCAGAAAGACAGACTGAATATGTTCCAAGTGTGCACAGAGATTTCTAGGAAACCAAAGACATAAGACCCTATGACAATCCAGGCACACACCCTTGGTGTCATGATGTTGGTGTAACGGAGTGGTTTACACACTGCTGCATGACGGTCATAGGCCATTAAGGCCAAGAGAAAAGTTTCCACAGAGAGAAAGCCACCAAAGAAGAAGAGCTGAGCAACACAAGCATTGTAGGAAATGACCTTGTCTCCCGTGAGGAATCCAGCCATTACTTTGGGAGTGACGGCTGTGGAGTAACCAAAGTCCACCAGAGCGAGGTTGctaaggaagaagtacatgggagtGTGGAGACGAGAGTCCAGCAGGATCAGCGTGATCACCCCCAGGTTCCCAACCAGAGTGAGGAGGTAGATGAGTGTGAACACTAGAAAGAGTGGGATCTGCAGTTGTGAGTCATCAGTTATCCCGGCAAGAATGAACTCAATCACGACTGTACTGTTCTCCCTGGGGATCATTTGTGCAGTATGTGAATGGCCTATAGCAATGAGAAAAGAGGAGCTTGTTAGCAGCATAGTTAGAGCTATCATTATGTCCAATAAATACCTTGTATAAGAACTCTTTGAATTTCACATGCGTGTAACAACAAactgcaatttttaaatattggtgAAAAATAGAGAAGgtaaaattgcagaagaaggtaaacttccaaactcattctatgaggcaaccatcaccctaataccaaaacctgacaaagatcccacaaaaaaagaaaactacaggccaatatcactgatgaacatagatgcaaaaatcctaaacaaaattctagcaatcagaatccagcaacacattaaaaagatcatacaccatgaccaagtgggctttatcccaggatgcaaggattcttcaatatccgcaaatcaatcaatgtaatacaccacattaacaaattgaaaaacaaaaaccatatgattatctcaatagatgcagagaaagcctttgacaaaattcaacacccatttatgataaaaactctccagaaagcaggaatagaaggaacatacctcaacataataaaagctatatatgacaaacccacagcaaacattatcctcaatggtgaaaaattgaaagcctttcctctaaagtcaggaacaagacaagggtgcccactttcaccattactattcaacatagttttggaagttttggccacagcaatcagagcagaaaaagaaataaaaggaatccaaatgggaaaagaagaagtaaaactctcactatttgcagatgacatgatcctctacatagaaaaccctaaagactccaccagaaaattactagaactaatcaatgattatagtaaagttgcaggatataaaattaacacacagaaatcccttgcattcctatacactaataatgagaaaacagaaagagaaattaaggaaacaattccatttaccattgcaacagaaagaataaaatacttaggaatatatctacctaaagaaactaaagacctatatatagaaaactataaaacactggtgaaagaaatcaaagaggacactaatagatggagaaatataccatgttcatggattggaagaatcaatatagtgaaaatgagtatactacccaaagcaatttatagattcaatgcaatccctatcaagctaccaacagtattcttcacagagctagaacaaataatttcacaatttgtatggaaatacaaaaaacctcgaatagccaaagcgatcttgagaaagaaaaatggaactggaggaatcaacctacctgacttcaggctctactacaaagccacagttatcaagacagtatggtactggcacaaagacagaaatatagatcaatggaacaaaatagaaagcccagagataaatccatgcacatatggacaccttatctttgacaaaggaggcaagaatatacaatggattaaagacaatctctttaacaagtggtgctgggaaatctggtcaaccacttgtaaaagaatgaaactagaacactttctaacaccatatacaaaaataaactcaaaatggattaaagatctcaacgtaagaccagaaactataaaactcctagaggagaacataggcaaaacactctctgacatacatcacagcaggatcctctatgacccacctcccagaatattggaaataaaagcaaaaataaacaaatgggacttaattaaacttaaaagcttctgcacatcaaaggaaactattagcaaagtgaaaagacagccttcagaatgggagaaaataatagcaaatgaagcaactgagaaacaactaatctcaaaaatatacaagcaactccttcagctcaactccagaaaaataaatgacccaatcaaaaaatgggccaaagatctaagtagacatttctccaagaagacatacagatggctaacaaacacatgaaaagatgctcaacatcactcattatcagagaaatgcaaatcaaaaccattatgcgatatcatttcacaccagtcagaatggctgtgatccaaaagtctacaagcaataaatgctggagagggtgtggagaaaagggaaccctcttacactgttggtgggaatgcaaactagtacagccactatggagaacagtgtggagattccttaaaaaactggaaatagaactgccttatgatctagcaatcccactgctgggcatacacactgaggaaaccagaagggaaagagacacgtgtaccccaatgttcatcgcagcactgtttataatagccaggacatggaagcaacctagatgtccatcagcagatgaatggataagaaagaagtggtacatatacacaatggagtattactcagccattaaaaagaatacatttgaatcagttctaatgaggtggatgaaactggaacctattatacagagtgaagtaagccagaaagaaaaacaccaatacagtatactaacgcatatatatggaatttagaaagatggtaacaataaccctgtatacgagacagcaaaagagacactgatgtatagaacaggcttatggactctgtgggagagggagagggtgggaagatttgggagaatggcattgaaacatgtgaaatgtcatgtatgaaacgagatgccagtccaggttcaatgcacgatgctggatgcttggggctggtgcactgggacgacccagagggatggtatggggagggaggagggaggagggttcaggatggggaacacatgttttaaaattattaaattaaaaaagaaaaag
Protein-coding regions in this window:
- the LOC109569172 gene encoding olfactory receptor 5B12-like produces the protein MIPRENSTVVIEFILAGITDDSQLQIPLFLVFTLIYLLTLVGNLGVITLILLDSRLHTPMYFFLSNLALVDFGYSTAVTPKVMAGFLTGDKVISYNACVAQLFFFGGFLSVETFLLALMAYDRHAAVCKPLRYTNIMTPRVCAWIVIGSYVFGFLEISVHTWNIFSLSFCRSYVIDHFFCDATPLLALSCSKSNRSEMVLFLFVGFNVLLSNLVILVSYLFIFVTILRMRSSGGHQKAFSTCASHLTAVSIFYGTASFMYFQPGSRHSMSTDKMASVFYAIVIPMLNPLIYSLRNKEVKRALKKAVGKAKSSLIFKI